Part of the Mycoplasma mycoides subsp. mycoides SC str. PG1 genome is shown below.
TAACACTATATTGAGCTTGATACATCTGTACACAACCTCAAAGCATTGAAATTAAAATAAATAAAAATCCAAACACTTTTAATCATTTAATTACTAATTTAATAGTTTCTTTTTTAGTTTTAGGAGCTTTTTTATTTTTTGAAGCATTTAGATAACTCATAACTTTATCTGACTGTTTGTACAAAATAATCCCTCCTTTCTTTATTTAATCTCTTTTATTAATTTAATTAATGATTTAGATAATGTTGCATATTTTAGTTTTAAAACACTTTTTCTAACTAGAATAATAACATCTTTTGAAATAGTTCCTATTTCATTAATATTTTGTCTTAAAATCATTCTAATTTGTCTTTTTACTTTATTTCTAACTAC
Proteins encoded:
- the rnpA gene encoding ribonuclease P protein component; translation: MKNKRVIKKNFEFQEIINYKKTIKNFCFIIYYKDNDQSYLKYGISVGKKIGNAVVRNKVKRQIRMILRQNINEIGTISKDVIILVRKSVLKLKYATLSKSLIKLIKEIK